In Candidatus Neomarinimicrobiota bacterium, the sequence CAGATCAAGGACGTCACCCACAGTAAATTTTGAGGCGTCATTAAACTGCCAGGCCCAACCGGAATTGGGATTATCTCTAAATTCCTGTATGGAATCAGCATGGGTTGCATAATCCAGGAAGTAGACGGCGACCCAATCCAAATCGAGAGTGTTTTCCCAATTATCAAGTGATGTATCCTGGATACCACCTGATTTATTATTGTCCTTTACACCCAGAACCAGTTGTCGATTCTGGTCCATATCCCACACTTCAAACGGCACGTGTATAAGTGTATCATCAGCACGTCTCAACCATCTCGTGGCTTTCTGTCCCTCCTCAGTAAATCTGATTTGAAGATCTGCCTGAAGATCAATGATGGATTCGCTACCACCTCCAACATTTGGAATGTCAGCAAGTCTATCACCACCGATGCCTCCAAAATTGGATGCGAAGGCCTGGATGTGAACATCATGGGTCACTTCACGAAAGAGATCGAAATAAGTGAGGTCAATAACATCTCGTCTTTCGAAATAGTCATAATAGTAATCAGGACCATAAAGGGTATCCATATGGACCATTTGTGTCTGGGCCTCATCTAACCAAGCCAGTGAATCTACACCACCAGGTGAAACAGCCAGATAGGTCATGATTTCATTTTGAGTACCCACAATATTTGTAGTCTGACTCCAGGTGGTATTCGTTTTAGGGGCCTCGAAGGAAACGTTGTTTACATCAAAGACAAATCCATCGATCAAATCTGAACGGTAGGCTAGCAAGCCATCTTCAACATCAGTTGTATCAGTTCCTATTACGACCATCGTATTGGACGACTTAACCAAGGTGTCAACCAAAACGTCAGATTCGTTGGTTCTTCCAAAGGCCCACCATCCTGACATGCTGGTGGAATCAAATGTGAAATCAACAGCATAGGAATCGCCTGTCAATTGTAAGGGGTCGATGACTTCAGCTGTAATTGAGGCTTCGGCAATACCAATATGGCTATACCCAACGCTATCACCGGTGGCGGCGTTCAGGACCAGTCCAAGGGCTGGTGCATGGGGTCGCACAATAATAGCGGATTTTGAGCTCTCAACTGTCTTGGGAGCCTTTGATTCACTATAGGCATAGGATGAAACAGCATAGTAATATTTGCGACCGTTGATGAGATCAATATTGCCACGGACTGCATCTCGTCGTAAATCGATAAGACGTTGAACCCCTTCATCAGCTCCAAATTGAACAGGACCTTCAAGGATTAGGCCGTTCTCAACATTAAACTCCCTATCCAGGATGGTTCCAACTCCATTGGCCACATCATAAGTTTGGACACGTACCCAGGGACCATTTTCTGATTCGCCCTGATAAATATTGTAGCCTTCAAACTCATATTCCAGCTCCGAGAAAGCTTCAAGTGCTTCTGCACCTTCTTCCCAGGACAGGATAATCTGGTTATCCAACTCGCTCACAAGCACCTGTGGTGAGGATGGACTTGGCAGATTAAACTGTGCATCATAGGCACCCTGTGCATACTGGTCAAAGAATTTCATAGCACTAACGGCATTGGTATTATTGGTTCCTGCTGCAATGATAACAGCAGAGACAACTTCCTGGACACCGGGTTCACCAACCTGTGGGAAACCATCACCATCTGTATCTATCCAGGTGGACATATCAAAGGGTCCTGAACTCATCATACCGCGCATATCACCTGGTACTAGATCATCATAGGCTGTCCAGCCACTACGAGTGTTGGGGTCACCAGGATAAATAAATCTTGAAACCGGAAGGGATTCATCAAATCTCTCATGAAAGACTTCACCAGTTACCGAGAGACCTTGCATATAATTATAGGCTTCATCAGCGGTTTCAGGATCATCAAGAAAAGGATCACCATTAATGTAGTAGACGAATGAGGTCATGGGAAGATTCCTGAAATCGGCAATTTCTCTACCGGAAATCAGTGCAGTATCACCAACTGATGGGACAATAGGACCCTGGAAGAAGTCATAGCCAACTGAAGGTGGCTTAGAACCATAGTCCTGATCAGTCTGTCCTCCATTATAGAAGTAACCTATTGAGAGCGTTGTATCGCAACCCACATAATCATCGGTGGCATCACCAAGATCAGCATCTGACCAAATGGAGAGATACATATCATCGATATCTCCACCACTCTTGTTTATTACCAGCCATTTAAGAAACATCACGTTACCTAAAGGGTCAGCCCGATCAAAACCAAAGACTGTCGTCTGAACTTCAATGCCCAAGGGCTCAGTTGACCACAGATTGGAGTGTGTATTTGGTTCAGCATCATTGATGACAAACCAGTGCATCTGATCACCAATCATCTGAGGAGGATCTTCACCACTGATCATGACGCCATCAGGACCATCATAAATACCATCAACATCAAAATCATCCCAGGGCTCACCATCATCCCAAACACCATTCAGATTGGTATCGGTAAAAAACTCACCATCGTGGGCAGGAGCACCATCAGCAGCCGGCCAGGTTGAATATTCACGGTTATAATTGGGGGAAGTGACATCAGCATTGTCACCCTTGTCAATGGAGCTCACCTGAAAGCGAGCATCATTGGGAGAATCTGGACCAGAAGATGTTTGTGTTACAGGATCATAAATAATGATTCCGGGCTGAAATTCGGACGTGAATTCAGCAGCAGCTGATCTTACACTCCCATCAACCATTCCTGCCACCCAAAGACCTGAGGCAAACACAGCTGTGTACCCAGAACCTTTTGGCCATTCCAAACCTGAATCACCTGTAGGAATATGACTCACAATGTGGCCGTTATTACCCACCCAGGATCGTATCTGATTTGCATCATATAAGATAAACTCCAGGGTATTCGCTTTTGCAAGGTTAGAACTGTTCCCAAGGCTTCTTACATCTGCCAAGCCACCTGTGGCAAACAGAATAACAGACAACATTACTGCAATAATATGCTTCATAGATTTACTCTCAACATTCATATCTTCACCTCTCTCCTAATTGCCCATATAAAATCGAACACCTAGCAGAAAGGTCCTGGGGTTCTCATAGTTAAAAGGATGAACCATGCGCATCCTGTACAATTCTTCAGAGTTGTTTTCATCAGCTAACCATGCTTTTCCATAATCCGTAGTGAGCCAACCATCGTTGTTTGCCTGACCAGTGCCATCCTCAACGTCTCGCACGTTAGAGCGATCCAGTAAATTCTTAACCCAGATGTAGGTGTTAAGTCTCAGGGGACCCACTGTGAAGTTCTTATCCAGCTTTAAATCCATCTGATAGAACCAGGGCATCACACCGGAATTCAGTGCGGCGACTGGGGTATCAGAGGTTCCTGGGAAAACTGCACTATTAATGGCCATTGGCGTGTAGCGGCGTCCACTTCCAAATGTGAAGAGCAGGTTGGCACCCGCCTCAGGGATTCTATCCTTTGAAGTGGTTCTGAAATCCACATTGATTGACCCAGTATGACGTTGATCGAAATCAAGCGGGCTTACAAATGAAGGATAATTTCCTGATTGCCAGGCGATCTTATACTGACCCGCTCCAGTTGAACCGGTTCCGCCGGCATACTGGAGTGTATAGTTCAGGGTAGCCTGGACATATCCGGATCTTCTTAAGTTAAAGGATGTGGACAGTCCCTTGATACTACCATAGTCACCGTTGACATAACGTGCATAGATCACAGGTGTTGCATCCTGGACATTTCTGATCTGAACATAACCTGTCATTTGTTTGTAGAAGACCGTCATATCTAGACTGGCAGCATCGCCAATAGCCTGCTGGAATCCAATTTCATATGAAGTTGTACGTACAGGCTCAAGTTCTGGGTTCCCAGAAGTCGTATAGTTACCCTGACTCAGGTTGGCTGCAAAACGTGTGTAACTGAGAAAGAGGCGATTCAATTGTGGCTGTTGTACATATTTTCCATATTGAGCATGGAAAACCGTACGATCAGTCACTGGAAAGGCCAGACCCAGTCTTGGGCTAATAATATGAATCGGGTCTCTCAGCGTCAGCTGCTCTGTACCAGTAGCATCAAAGGGAGTTGTCTCGTAACTGGAGTAAATTCCATCCTCATCCATGTATACTTGTTCCGCAATTGCACCTTCCTGATCAAGAATAATCTTGGATGGGTCTCTGAACTGAAAATTATTGGCAGCGATGTAATCGTAGCGTAAACCAATATTCATAATCAGGTCACTCATCTCAACCTTATCCTGAAGATATACTCCAGCAACGGTGGGACGACGAGCACCATCTCGGTCATCTCCAAGGGCTGTATTAACCAGGGAAGAACCATCGATACTGTAACCCATATTTTCTGAATAAGCATTCTTGTAGGCCTGGAACCAGTAATTATCAATATAGTCTTGATATACTGTATAGTCTCCCAGGGCAAGATCACCAGCGGCCAGATCTGTAGCAAATTCTTCCTGGTTGCGAGGTGTATTATTAAAGAATGTGGAAGCCAGACGTTCTGGCGCTCCCAGACGATAGTAGCGGATCAGGTATTGTCTAAACTCACCACCAACTTTAAGCTCATGAACCCCTCTCTGCATTTTCAGGTTGGTATTCATACCCCAATACCCCGTTTCATTTCTTGCATAGGCGGAGTTAATGGTTCCAGGTGCACTAAAATCAGCATATGCACCAGAAGTTGAGGGGTCAGTTCCATTCTGACGCAGGGCAGGTTGATAGACAAGATTGCCATCTACTTCCGTGAAGTCTGACCTATGATCAATTATGTATTGAATCGGGTCGTATTCATTTGCCAGCATTTGCCTGCGCTCATCATCATCGAGGGCTGCTATTGCATCCAACTCATCAACAGGGAATTCTTTCAGACCGTAATAGAAAAAATCATCCCACAGTTTTTCATGACCTGTCTCGTATCCATCGTTAAAGGATGACACTTGAAAATCCAGTAAGGTCTTGGAATTGATTGTCCAGGTTCCTCGCATGTAACCAGCCTGGGTCTTACTTTTCCACAGTGGGATACTCTCTAAAGCAAAGGCTGCCTTATCGAAAGAGGCGACTGTGGTTCCATATGAATTCCAACGGGTGTTTGCAATGTTTCCACCGATTTTGATGCGAATATTTTTCTTGGCATAGAGGAGGTTTCCAGTGGCCAGGAGTTTGGTTTCAGAATTGTTTGGAAGGGGACCATATTTTGCGAATACTTCATATTCATCATAGGTGGCATATCCATTTGAGTCAAGATCACCAAGATACGTTGACTCTGGATGTGAACCTGAAGTAGTTCTTCTATCCTGATTATACTGGTACTCTGCGTTAAGGTAAAATGTCAGGTCTGGAAGGACGGGACCGTTAATAGATAAATTATAGATGTTTTGACCGTAAGAGTACGTTTGGAAAAGACCATCATCACTCTTATCCAAAAACGTTCCACCATCTTCAGAAGGCAGAAACTCATCCGTTGCGATCTCACCAGCGATGTTAAATTTTCTGCCACCAGTTTTGGTGGACATGTTGATCAAACCAGCTGTTGCTGAACCATATTCAGCATCAAATCCACCAGCCTGGAAGGAAAGTTCCTCCAGAGCCTGGCTAGACACTTCAGCAGCCTGTGGTCTTGAAATTCTATTAAAGTCATTTACCTGATAGACACCATCAACGTAGTAAGCGACTTCTTCAAGTCTTCCACCACGGATATGCAGGTTGTTTCCTACACGAATCGCACCTGTCTGGAGGGCAACAATTTCGTCGGCATCACGTACAGGCAGATTGGTAATATCTTCACTTCGAATGGTACGACGCTCGTTGGTTGATTTCGAATCCACTAAAGGACGTGTCTCCACAACAACAATACTTTGCCCCTGCAAGGCTTCTACCTGCATGGAGATATTCGTGGTTGTTGTCATATCTACCACAACCCGGACTTCCTGTATTGACATTCTGGCATAACCAATAAAAGAAGCATCGATTGTTACGATACCAGGGGGAACATTCAGGATATAAAAATGACCTGAAAGATCTGTAGCAGTACCGTAATTAGTACCCTGAATTATAACATTTACACCGGGAAGGGGCTCTCCGGTTCTAGCATCGGTTACCAAACCGGAAATTTTTCCAGTGGTTCCAGCAAAAACTAGCTGTACTGCCATTATAAATATGACCAAACCAGTCAGCAAGTGACGATATTTCATTCTTATTTCCTCCACTAACGTTTCTTTAACGCATCGACATGAAGAATAGTCGAAAATAAATGGCCTTGCAAGTTTTTTGTGGTACTCAAGAAAGCCTTATTTATCAACGGTTATTGTTACTATTAAGTAGTCTCCATAGCCGGAATAATCGCTGAGAGCCCAAGCATAGAAGGGAACGGCTCTATCCTGGGTAATTCAAAAGATGGGTTTAGCATGTATTATCTAAATAGTGTATTGGTCAATGGAGATTCAAAACAATTGAATTAGTTTTGTAAATCGTAAGAAACAAACCTCTAAGCGACGAAAAGCCCAATCTGGGACTCATTTTTCAATGTTTGCTGCCTGGGGAAAGATGGGATTGAAGCGAAATTGGATATTTAGCTAAGCCGGGGGGGTTTGCCGTCTTTTACAACTGCCCCAGTAATTACGCATTTTTTGATACCGTCCCAGTCAGGCAAATCAAACATAATATCCTGCATCACCTTTTCCATAGATCGACGTAAAGCTCGAGCTCCTGTACCGACTTTCTCAGCTTCATCAATAATGGCATCCAGAGCCTTTTCTTCAATGATGAGCTCAACCCCTTCCATTTCAAACATTTTTTGATACTGCTTGACCAGGGCATTGCGTGGTTCCAGAAGAATGGAATGCAAAGCTTCTCTGGTGAGATCTTCCAATGCAGCCAACACAGGTAGTCTTCCAATAAGCTCAGGGATGAGTCCATACTGAAGCAAATCCTCAGGTTCTACAACCCGTAAAAGTTCTGCCCCTTTCAATTTTGACTGTTCTTCATCAAAACTGGAGAAACCCAACAGGGTCTTTTTTCGTCGACGGGCAATGATCTCTTCTATGCCCTCAAATGCGCCTCCAACAATAAACAGAATGTTTTTAGTGTTGATGGAAACCAGGGGTTGCTCGGGATGTTTGCGACCACCCTTTGGCGGTACCTGGGCGACGGTCCCTTCCAATATCTTTAGTAATGCCTGTTGGACACCTTCTCCAGAAACATCACGGGTGATGGATGCGTTGGCAGAACGGCGCGAAATTTTATCGATTTCATCTACATAGATGATACCGGCTTCTGTGGCTTGAACATCATAATCTGCTGACTGAAGAAGTCGAACCAATATATTTTCTACATCCTCACCAACATAACCAGCTTCTGTGAGGACGGTTGCGTCAGCAATGGCAAATGGAACATCCAGGAAACTTGCCAATGCACGTGCAAGTAAAGTTTTGCCAGTGCCTGTTGGACCCATGAGTAATATGTTACTCTTCTCCAGATCAATATCATGCACATCATCTTGAACCATGATGCGTTTATAGTGATTATACACGGCGACAGAAACCGCTCGTTTTGCGTGCTCCTGACCAATGACATAGGCGTCGAGATGAGATTTAATTTCAACTGGTTTGGGTATTTCGCCAATGGAGGAAAACAAACTAAATGATTTGTTTATTCCAGGAGATTCATCTTTAACTATCTGTTGAGCTTGATCAATACATCGCCCACAAATATTCGATCCTGTTGGACTGGCGATGAGCATGCCAG encodes:
- a CDS encoding TonB-dependent receptor is translated as MKYRHLLTGLVIFIMAVQLVFAGTTGKISGLVTDARTGEPLPGVNVIIQGTNYGTATDLSGHFYILNVPPGIVTIDASFIGYARMSIQEVRVVVDMTTTTNISMQVEALQGQSIVVVETRPLVDSKSTNERRTIRSEDITNLPVRDADEIVALQTGAIRVGNNLHIRGGRLEEVAYYVDGVYQVNDFNRISRPQAAEVSSQALEELSFQAGGFDAEYGSATAGLINMSTKTGGRKFNIAGEIATDEFLPSEDGGTFLDKSDDGLFQTYSYGQNIYNLSINGPVLPDLTFYLNAEYQYNQDRRTTSGSHPESTYLGDLDSNGYATYDEYEVFAKYGPLPNNSETKLLATGNLLYAKKNIRIKIGGNIANTRWNSYGTTVASFDKAAFALESIPLWKSKTQAGYMRGTWTINSKTLLDFQVSSFNDGYETGHEKLWDDFFYYGLKEFPVDELDAIAALDDDERRQMLANEYDPIQYIIDHRSDFTEVDGNLVYQPALRQNGTDPSTSGAYADFSAPGTINSAYARNETGYWGMNTNLKMQRGVHELKVGGEFRQYLIRYYRLGAPERLASTFFNNTPRNQEEFATDLAAGDLALGDYTVYQDYIDNYWFQAYKNAYSENMGYSIDGSSLVNTALGDDRDGARRPTVAGVYLQDKVEMSDLIMNIGLRYDYIAANNFQFRDPSKIILDQEGAIAEQVYMDEDGIYSSYETTPFDATGTEQLTLRDPIHIISPRLGLAFPVTDRTVFHAQYGKYVQQPQLNRLFLSYTRFAANLSQGNYTTSGNPELEPVRTTSYEIGFQQAIGDAASLDMTVFYKQMTGYVQIRNVQDATPVIYARYVNGDYGSIKGLSTSFNLRRSGYVQATLNYTLQYAGGTGSTGAGQYKIAWQSGNYPSFVSPLDFDQRHTGSINVDFRTTSKDRIPEAGANLLFTFGSGRRYTPMAINSAVFPGTSDTPVAALNSGVMPWFYQMDLKLDKNFTVGPLRLNTYIWVKNLLDRSNVRDVEDGTGQANNDGWLTTDYGKAWLADENNSEELYRMRMVHPFNYENPRTFLLGVRFYMGN
- the clpX gene encoding ATP-dependent Clp protease ATP-binding subunit ClpX, yielding MAKVKPGKTCSFCGRPQEETGMLIASPTGSNICGRCIDQAQQIVKDESPGINKSFSLFSSIGEIPKPVEIKSHLDAYVIGQEHAKRAVSVAVYNHYKRIMVQDDVHDIDLEKSNILLMGPTGTGKTLLARALASFLDVPFAIADATVLTEAGYVGEDVENILVRLLQSADYDVQATEAGIIYVDEIDKISRRSANASITRDVSGEGVQQALLKILEGTVAQVPPKGGRKHPEQPLVSINTKNILFIVGGAFEGIEEIIARRRKKTLLGFSSFDEEQSKLKGAELLRVVEPEDLLQYGLIPELIGRLPVLAALEDLTREALHSILLEPRNALVKQYQKMFEMEGVELIIEEKALDAIIDEAEKVGTGARALRRSMEKVMQDIMFDLPDWDGIKKCVITGAVVKDGKPPRLS